In Oncorhynchus keta strain PuntledgeMale-10-30-2019 chromosome 19, Oket_V2, whole genome shotgun sequence, a single genomic region encodes these proteins:
- the LOC118398122 gene encoding glycosylated lysosomal membrane protein isoform X1 yields MAADIMYTIHLYVLFVLLTLRCSSSFIGNGENYRRNLSLELNPGLNSSLTPLPPGVGLLHVRALGKNDTLHYLLCSQGAPALLLVHTNSTSSKVEVDWPAFLVQNTTGSLKLTPESSVLYSNALVFTRLWEYDDVNDTAVPEHLPPSSFFQPYELQNFTWDDLNKTLDPMAHTALLCGRGASESFSNGSLCLKFSAFDVKGRDQGWPSLLHNANSSQLRVVLDGVVPRSNRSRFSLELQVVGGTQAMSRVDVLQSIDDEYTPSIFKVSQWVSSPVNSTSPVLGYAQWKPVAYRRPSPVFEDATPCRHSTPVPVAQLPPSGLVWAYFGGERQTTGLNMTFSITGDPFYNTTNYLSWTVLVGLGSPPVDSFSPLVLVIMAVGLGTPMLIILLGGVCVCVRKNRPQPQVYEPIN; encoded by the exons ATGGCGGCGGATATTATGTACACAATACACTTGTATGTCTTATTTGTGCTTTTAACGCTTCGATGTTCTTCTAGTTTTATCGGCAATGGTGAGAACTACCGACGGAAT TTATCCCTGGAGCTTAACCCTGGTCTAAACTCCTCGCTGACGCCGCTACCCCCTGGTGTTGGCTTGCTCCATGTGCGGGCGCTGGGCAAGAACGACACACTGCACTACCTCCTCTGCAGCCAGGGGGCGCCAGCATTACTACTGGTGCACACAAACTCCACTTCATCCAAGGTGGAGGTAGACTGGCCTGCCTTCTTGGTACAAAATACCACAGGCAGCCTGAAATTGACTCCGGAGAGCAGTGTTCTGTACAGCAACGCACTCGTCTTTACCAGG CTGTGGGAGTACGACGATGTCAACGACACAGCCGTCCCCGAGCACCTACCCCCCTCCAGCTTCTTCCAGCCCTACGAGCTGCAGAACTTCACCTGGGATGACCTGAACAAGACACTTGACCCCATGGCCCACACCGCCCTGCTCTGTGGAAGAGGCGCCAGCGAGAGCTTCAGCAACGGTTCGCTCTGTCTGAAG TTCTCAGCCTTTGATGTTAAGGGCCGGGACCAAGGCTGGCCCAGCCTCCTCCACAACGCAAACTCCTCCCAGCTGAGGGTGGTGCTGGACGGTGTGGTCCCGAGGTCCAATCGCTCCCGCTTCTCTCTAGAGCTACAGGTTGTGGGCGGCACCCAGGCCATGAGCAGAGTGGACGTGCTCCAGTCAATAGATGATGAATACACACCCTCCATATTCAAG GTATCTCAGTGGGTGTCCTCTCCAGTCAACTCCACCTCTCCTGTTCTTGGCTACGCCCAATGGAAGCCCGTGGCCTACCGCAGGCCATCGCCTGTCTTTGAGGACGCCACTCCCTGCCGCCATTCAACCCCTGTCCCCGTAGCCCAGCTTCCCCCCTCCGGCCTAGTGTGGGCGTATTTTGGAGGGGAGCGCCAGACCACCGGGCTCAACATGACCTTCAGTATCACTGGAGACCCATtctacaacaccaccaactaCCTCAGCTG GACTGTGTTGGTGGGGCTGGGCTCTCCTCCTGTGGACTCGTTCTCTCCCCTGGTTCTGGTCATCATGGCGGTGGGGCTGGGCACTCCCATGCTGATCATCCTGCTTGgcggggtatgtgtgtgtgtccgcaagAACAGGCCCCAACCACAGGTCTATGAGCCAATCAACTGA
- the LOC118398122 gene encoding glycosylated lysosomal membrane protein isoform X2, producing the protein MLSLELNPGLNSSLTPLPPGVGLLHVRALGKNDTLHYLLCSQGAPALLLVHTNSTSSKVEVDWPAFLVQNTTGSLKLTPESSVLYSNALVFTRLWEYDDVNDTAVPEHLPPSSFFQPYELQNFTWDDLNKTLDPMAHTALLCGRGASESFSNGSLCLKFSAFDVKGRDQGWPSLLHNANSSQLRVVLDGVVPRSNRSRFSLELQVVGGTQAMSRVDVLQSIDDEYTPSIFKVSQWVSSPVNSTSPVLGYAQWKPVAYRRPSPVFEDATPCRHSTPVPVAQLPPSGLVWAYFGGERQTTGLNMTFSITGDPFYNTTNYLSWTVLVGLGSPPVDSFSPLVLVIMAVGLGTPMLIILLGGVCVCVRKNRPQPQVYEPIN; encoded by the exons ATG TTATCCCTGGAGCTTAACCCTGGTCTAAACTCCTCGCTGACGCCGCTACCCCCTGGTGTTGGCTTGCTCCATGTGCGGGCGCTGGGCAAGAACGACACACTGCACTACCTCCTCTGCAGCCAGGGGGCGCCAGCATTACTACTGGTGCACACAAACTCCACTTCATCCAAGGTGGAGGTAGACTGGCCTGCCTTCTTGGTACAAAATACCACAGGCAGCCTGAAATTGACTCCGGAGAGCAGTGTTCTGTACAGCAACGCACTCGTCTTTACCAGG CTGTGGGAGTACGACGATGTCAACGACACAGCCGTCCCCGAGCACCTACCCCCCTCCAGCTTCTTCCAGCCCTACGAGCTGCAGAACTTCACCTGGGATGACCTGAACAAGACACTTGACCCCATGGCCCACACCGCCCTGCTCTGTGGAAGAGGCGCCAGCGAGAGCTTCAGCAACGGTTCGCTCTGTCTGAAG TTCTCAGCCTTTGATGTTAAGGGCCGGGACCAAGGCTGGCCCAGCCTCCTCCACAACGCAAACTCCTCCCAGCTGAGGGTGGTGCTGGACGGTGTGGTCCCGAGGTCCAATCGCTCCCGCTTCTCTCTAGAGCTACAGGTTGTGGGCGGCACCCAGGCCATGAGCAGAGTGGACGTGCTCCAGTCAATAGATGATGAATACACACCCTCCATATTCAAG GTATCTCAGTGGGTGTCCTCTCCAGTCAACTCCACCTCTCCTGTTCTTGGCTACGCCCAATGGAAGCCCGTGGCCTACCGCAGGCCATCGCCTGTCTTTGAGGACGCCACTCCCTGCCGCCATTCAACCCCTGTCCCCGTAGCCCAGCTTCCCCCCTCCGGCCTAGTGTGGGCGTATTTTGGAGGGGAGCGCCAGACCACCGGGCTCAACATGACCTTCAGTATCACTGGAGACCCATtctacaacaccaccaactaCCTCAGCTG GACTGTGTTGGTGGGGCTGGGCTCTCCTCCTGTGGACTCGTTCTCTCCCCTGGTTCTGGTCATCATGGCGGTGGGGCTGGGCACTCCCATGCTGATCATCCTGCTTGgcggggtatgtgtgtgtgtccgcaagAACAGGCCCCAACCACAGGTCTATGAGCCAATCAACTGA
- the LOC118398124 gene encoding CREB-regulated transcription coactivator 2-like has protein sequence MFLAGTGNGCCGAGQRSGSSNGSCNPRKFSEKIALLTQRQAEDTAAFQEVMMDITSTRIQVQRARQARSLGTYYGGSLPNVNQIGRSISDVQGQLPCRPDNGCPSRLHPMAEWAQGEGRLSFPVRPNRKHIDNSPYRSVHPSPQLEPSLRRNWSISSPVDKSHLMHPPLTALNRTNSDSALHTSVRNTHAGDQQPLISQNRHNGFPYPVPLIEENVIEEEKPLRNTKKLPALPTGVKLHKVPGINILSSPDQQFRALNVPSALNASGSLPDLSSLHLPSPQPVGGDSHKPTACSTGHLPGTPAHLEARDDEFPMPGLSLSLQGSYSNPLLQSSHSNPNIQASLRSHSLSSSLNSTSLNLSLSNSSLQSSPSNQSLQSFLSSSSLSGLSLQSATSHCSYSSGIGGSRSCSSSSLSCSPRPISQTQVPSLRRRTPLSPLVVPTGGESRWLQSKQFSPVGSPKLSSITQGVLLNTNQLPQESRPPGYPHCQPQHEGTPAAQQHSLTEGQQQPSQGPKKTPPHQEKSRHQQQQDQQHPQLQLPQTHNLQQLQYHHRQQYQHPNQLYQCQIQHVQTESQDLDIKQQYQRGSNHCENPQQQHLHQSQEEQHQRQQQKQQKQVYQNLPQNQLEKQRQQYQQHPHQQYPHQQHDQQQAYQRQPQQNRVRRRDELLLQQHQLQQVQLYQQQQQTNGYQQQQHEQHQWNLQCAYPPAQNLDLNGQNMPNPQKVPTMTRKHQTQAQGRSWAHQKVQSQKDQIESTKIFSQINSLMDNNPGLYNDTFILNHLQQESYMGLHLTPHQTQALSQQLSKEPLWGDSGPQAVEGKDGGVYCGNQGPQMSLHCQNQTSADFMTDKAAYEDLSGVLPMLGFDADDFTLHNPLQIDPLDLEELNILADGDMVEDTERTLL, from the exons ATTCAGGTCCAGAGAGCGCGGCAGGCCAGAAGCCTGGGCACCTATTATGGAGGCTCTCTTCCCAATGTCAACCAGATTGGGAGAAGCATTTCAGATGTACAG GGTCAGCTCCCCTGTCGTCCAGACAATGGCTGCCCCTCAAGACTTCACCCAATGGCAGAGTGGGCACAAGGAGAGGGGCGGCTTAGTTTTCCGGTCAGGCCAAACAGGAAACAT ATTGACAACTCTCCCTACCGCTCAGTTCACCCGTCTCCACAACTTGAACCCAGCTTGAGAAG GAACTGGTCTATCAGCTCTCCAGTGGACAAAAGCCACTTGATGCACCCTCCCTTAACAGCACTTAATAG AACCAACTCAGACTCGGCCCTGCACACCAGTGTGAGGAACACCCACGCAGGGGACCAGCAGCCTTTAATCTCACAGAACAGGCACAATG GTTTTCCATATCCAGTGCCTCTAATTGAGGAGAATGTAATTGAAGAGGAAAAACCATTAAGGAATACCAAAAAG CTTCCTGCACTTCCCACTGGAGTCAAATTGCATAAAGTCCCTGGTATAAA CATCCTGTCCTCACCAGATCAGCAGTTCAGGGCTCTCAATGTCCCTTCCGCTCTCAATGCAAGTGGCTCCTTGCCCGATCTCTCCAGCCTGCACCTCCCCTCCCCACAGCCAGTAGGTGGGGACTCACACAAACCCACTGCCTGTAGCACTGGCCACCTACCTGGAACTCCCGCTCACCTTGAAGCCAGAGATGATGAATTTCCCATGCcag GTTTGTCGTTGTCTCTCCAAGGCTCGTACAGTAACCCATTGCTCCAGTCCTCCCACAGCAACCCAAATATTCAAGCCTCTCTGCGCAGCCACTCCCTTTCCAGCTCTCTAAACTCCACCTCCTTGAACTTGTCACTCAGCAACTCTTCTCTGCAGTCATCCCCTAGCAACCAATCCCTCCAGTCCTTCCTCAGCAGCTCTTCCCTAAGCGGCCTATCCCTGCAATCCGCAACTAGCCACTGTAGCTACAGCAGTGGGATTGGCGGATCTCGCTCTTGctcctcctcttccctatccTGCTCCCCACGTCCAATTAGCCAGACGCAGGTGCCTTCGTTAAGAAGGCGGACTCCCCTCAGCCCACTGGTTGTTCCCACTGGTGGAGAGTCTCGCTGGCTCCAATCTAAACAGTTTTCACCTGTTGGGTCTCCAAAGTTATCTTCTATAACTCAG GGAGTTCTCCTGAACACCAACCAATTACCACAGGAGTCAAGGCCACCAGGGTATCCTCACTGCCAACCTCAACACGAAGGTACTCCAGCAGCTCAGCAGCATTCTCTGACAGAGGGGCAGCAGCAACCCAGCCAGGGACCGAAAAAAACACCACCACACCAAGAGAAATCCaggcatcaacaacaacaagaccaACAACACCCACAGCTACAGctcccacagacacacaacctCCAACAACTGCAATATCACCATCGACaacagtaccagcacccaaaTCAACTATATCAATGCCAGATCCAGCATGTCCAGACAGAAAGTCAGGACCTGGACATAAAACAGCAATATCAAAGAGGGTCAAACCATTGTGAGAACCCACAGCAACAACACCTACATCAATCACAAGAGGAACAGCATCAAAGACAACAGCAAAAACAACAGAAACAAGTGTACCAAAACCTTCCACAGAACCAGCTAGAGAAGCAAAGGCAACAATACCAGCAACACCCACACCAGCAGTACCCACATCAGCAACATGATCAACAACAAGCATACCAAAGACAACCTCAGCAAAACAGAGTACGTCGACGAGATGAGCTGCTACTGCAGCAACATCAGCTCCAGCAGGTTCAACTCtaccaacagcagcagcagacaaATGGCTACCAGCAACAGCAGCATGAGCAACATCAGTGGAATCTCCAGTGTGCATATCCGCCAGCTCAGAACCTTGACTTGAATGGGCAGAACATGCCAAACCCACAAAAAGTACCAACGATGACTCGTAAGCATCAGACCCAAGCCCAGGGAAGGAGCTGGGCACATCAGAAGGTGCAAAGTCAGAAGGACCAGATTGAGTCGACCAAAATCTTCTCACAGATAAACTCCTTAATGGACAACAATCCAGGCCTCTACAAT GACACTTTCATACTGAACCATTTACAGCAGGAGTCCTACATGGGCCTACACCTCACACCACACCAGACTCAGGCACTCTCCCAGCAG CTCAGTAAGGAGCCTCTCTGGGGAGATTCTGGGCCTCAGGCTGTGGAGGGGAAAGATGGAGGGGTTTACTGTGGGAACCAAGGTCCTCAGATGTCCCTCCACTGCCAGAACCAAACCAGTGCAGACTTTATGACAG ACAAAGCAGCCTATGAGGATTTATCTGGTGTTCTGCCCATGCTGGGATTTGATGCAGACGACTTCACCCTGCATAACCCCCTTCAGATCGATCCGCTAGACCTGGAGGAGCTTAACATACTGGCAGATGGAGACATGGTCGAGGACACTGAAAGGACACTGCTCTAA